The Roseicyclus marinus genome has a segment encoding these proteins:
- the rfbA gene encoding glucose-1-phosphate thymidylyltransferase RfbA, whose amino-acid sequence MTRKGIILAGGSGTRLYPITMGLSKQLLPIYDKPMIYYPLSVLMLAGIREIAIITTPQDQDQFRRTLGDGSQWGLSLTYVPQPSPDGLAQAYILARDFLNGAPSAMVLGDNIFFGHGLPEILAEADARTHGGTVFGYRVADPERYGVVDFAPDGSVRALIEKPADPPSPFAVTGLYFLDGTAPDRAAQVTPSARGELEITSLLESYLHDGTLRVTKMGRGFAWLDTGTHASLLDAGNFVRTLEQRQGMQTGSPDEIAFAQGWITAQDLATRAALFGKTDYGRYLVSLL is encoded by the coding sequence ATGACACGCAAGGGCATCATCCTCGCCGGCGGGTCCGGCACGCGGCTTTACCCGATCACCATGGGCCTGTCGAAACAGCTTTTGCCGATCTACGACAAGCCGATGATCTATTATCCGCTCAGCGTCCTGATGCTGGCGGGCATCCGCGAGATCGCGATCATCACCACCCCGCAGGACCAGGACCAGTTCCGCCGCACGCTGGGCGATGGCAGCCAATGGGGCCTGTCGCTGACCTATGTCCCGCAACCAAGCCCCGATGGGTTGGCGCAGGCCTATATCCTCGCCCGCGATTTCCTGAACGGCGCGCCTTCGGCCATGGTTCTGGGCGACAACATCTTTTTTGGCCATGGCCTGCCCGAGATCCTGGCCGAGGCCGATGCGCGGACCCATGGCGGCACGGTCTTCGGCTATCGCGTGGCCGATCCCGAACGCTACGGCGTGGTGGATTTCGCCCCCGACGGATCGGTGCGCGCCCTGATCGAGAAACCGGCCGATCCGCCATCCCCCTTTGCAGTGACGGGTCTCTACTTTCTCGACGGCACGGCCCCCGACCGCGCGGCACAGGTAACGCCCTCGGCGCGGGGCGAGCTGGAGATCACCAGCCTTCTGGAAAGCTACCTCCACGATGGCACATTGCGCGTGACCAAGATGGGGCGCGGCTTTGCCTGGCTCGACACGGGCACCCATGCAAGCCTGCTTGATGCGGGCAATTTCGTGCGCACGCTGGAACAACGCCAAGGCATGCAGACCGGCAGCCCCGACGAGATCGCCTTTGCCCAAGGCTGGATCACCGCCCAAGACCTCGCCACCCGCGCCGCCCTGTTTGGCAAGACCGATTACGGACGCTATCTCGTGTCCCTGCTGTAA
- a CDS encoding NAD(P)/FAD-dependent oxidoreductase has translation MRVDFVVIGRGLMGTACARYLAEAGCRVTLVGPDEPSDPARHDGPFGSFHDAGRITRTIAHDPVWARLSSRSLARYREIEARTGIGFYTECGGVMAGLDHGAMAGFTAGFHETPRALGLVHEPLDGAALSKRFPMFALPDGSRGVFDPLGGHVDPRAMRRAHEALALEAGAEVVTRHVVDREGGTVTLADGRALSAEHVVVATGGWATAAPLGMARPAMRVFQRTVVLAEISETEAERLKDTPSLIWVPENDPTDRYLLPPIRYPNGRIYVKIGGEWTSPEAHSGDGLNAWFKTNGGAEAGQSLLADLVRVMPDMRIERVLTLPCAVTFTKTGYPYVARIDDRATLLTGGNGAAAKCADELGRLGAVAALGGNVAAEGLGTDFAPVFA, from the coding sequence ATGCGCGTGGACTTCGTGGTGATCGGTCGGGGCCTGATGGGCACCGCCTGTGCCCGGTATCTGGCCGAGGCGGGGTGCCGCGTGACGCTGGTCGGACCGGACGAGCCGAGCGACCCGGCGCGGCATGACGGACCCTTTGGCAGTTTCCACGATGCGGGACGGATCACGCGCACCATCGCCCATGATCCGGTCTGGGCGCGGCTGTCGAGCCGGTCGCTGGCGCGCTACCGCGAGATCGAGGCGCGGACGGGCATCGGCTTTTACACGGAATGCGGCGGGGTGATGGCGGGGTTGGACCACGGCGCGATGGCGGGTTTCACCGCCGGGTTCCACGAGACGCCCCGGGCGCTGGGTTTGGTGCATGAACCGCTCGACGGCGCGGCGCTGTCCAAGCGCTTTCCCATGTTCGCCCTGCCCGACGGCAGCCGGGGTGTGTTCGACCCGCTGGGCGGCCATGTCGACCCGCGTGCGATGCGCCGCGCCCATGAGGCGCTGGCGCTGGAGGCGGGGGCGGAGGTCGTGACACGCCATGTGGTCGACCGCGAGGGCGGCACGGTCACGCTTGCCGATGGGCGGGCCCTGAGTGCGGAGCATGTGGTGGTGGCGACAGGCGGTTGGGCCACGGCCGCGCCGCTCGGCATGGCGCGGCCCGCGATGCGGGTGTTCCAGCGCACCGTGGTGCTGGCCGAGATTTCGGAAACCGAGGCGGAAAGGCTCAAGGATACGCCGAGCCTGATCTGGGTGCCGGAGAACGACCCGACCGACCGCTACCTGTTGCCGCCGATCCGCTACCCGAACGGGCGCATCTACGTGAAGATCGGGGGCGAATGGACGAGCCCCGAGGCACATAGCGGCGATGGGCTGAACGCGTGGTTCAAGACGAATGGCGGCGCAGAAGCCGGGCAATCGCTTTTGGCCGATCTGGTCAGGGTCATGCCCGACATGCGGATCGAACGGGTGCTGACCCTGCCCTGTGCCGTCACCTTCACCAAGACGGGATATCCCTATGTCGCGCGGATCGATGACCGGGCGACGTTGCTCACCGGGGGCAATGGCGCGGCGGCGAAATGCGCCGATGAGCTGGGGCGGCTGGGGGCTGTGGCGGCCCTCGGCGGCAACGTGGCCGCCGAGGGTCTTGGCACGGATTTCGCGCCGGTTTTCGCGTGA
- the hemC gene encoding hydroxymethylbilane synthase, with amino-acid sequence MTTNLPTPAQPLRIGTRGSPLALAQAHETRSRLMAAFDLPEGAFEIVVIKTTGDDRTLIDADIALKTLGGKGLFTKEIEEAMLDGSIDIAVHSMKDMPVLQPPGLLLDCYLPREDVRDAFVSLSHDSLADLPQGARVGSSSLRRRAQLGARRPDLQVVEFRGNVQTRMKKLGDGVADATFLAMAGLRRLGLTDVVKSAIAVEDMLPAVAQGAIGIERRADDLRAAAMLEAIHHGPTGQRLAAERAFLAGLDGSCETPIAGLAELDGGTLRLRGEILRPDGSEVLTDDRSAPIEDGAALGAAMARDLRARAGEGFFDWIAA; translated from the coding sequence ATGACGACCAACCTGCCGACCCCCGCCCAACCGCTGCGTATCGGAACCCGTGGCTCGCCCCTCGCCCTGGCGCAGGCGCATGAAACGCGGTCGCGTCTCATGGCCGCCTTCGACCTGCCCGAGGGCGCCTTCGAGATCGTGGTGATCAAGACGACAGGCGACGACCGCACCCTGATCGACGCCGACATCGCGCTCAAGACCTTGGGCGGAAAGGGACTTTTCACCAAGGAAATCGAAGAGGCGATGCTGGACGGCTCCATCGACATCGCCGTCCATTCGATGAAGGACATGCCGGTCCTGCAGCCGCCCGGCCTGCTGCTCGATTGCTATCTCCCGCGCGAAGATGTGCGCGATGCTTTCGTGTCACTTTCCCATGACAGCCTGGCCGATCTGCCCCAGGGCGCCCGCGTCGGATCGTCCTCCCTGCGGCGACGTGCCCAGCTTGGGGCGCGCCGTCCCGACCTTCAGGTTGTGGAGTTCCGCGGCAACGTGCAGACCCGGATGAAGAAACTGGGCGATGGGGTGGCCGATGCGACCTTCCTCGCCATGGCGGGCCTGCGCCGTCTGGGCCTGACCGATGTGGTGAAATCCGCGATTGCCGTCGAAGACATGCTGCCCGCCGTGGCCCAGGGTGCCATCGGCATCGAACGCCGCGCCGACGATCTGCGCGCTGCCGCGATGCTGGAGGCCATCCACCACGGTCCCACGGGCCAGCGGCTTGCCGCCGAACGCGCCTTTCTCGCCGGTCTCGACGGGTCTTGCGAAACCCCCATCGCGGGCCTGGCCGAGCTGGATGGCGGCACGCTGCGCCTGCGTGGCGAGATCTTGCGCCCCGACGGGTCCGAGGTTCTGACCGATGACCGCAGCGCCCCGATCGAGGATGGCGCAGCCCTTGGTGCGGCCATGGCCCGCGATCTGAGGGCGCGCGCGGGCGAGGGATTCTTCGACTGGATCGCCGCCTGA
- a CDS encoding sulfotransferase family 2 domain-containing protein — MPLAFVQGKLLHFAHVPRCAGTAVENYLHARFGRLAFLDRQFNALSPAERWSQTSPQHVESAAFDRIIPRPWIAHRFAVVRHPQARILSVFRFQRDIERRIPPRLGFVDWITRIAASLAERPFQFDNHARPATDLVPTDAVVFRLEDGLTPVIDWLDQIEGAKRGPRDIAPANVLEKVRDHLGRKALPEPQICEESQEAIARIYAADFERFGYLPAAPGAAAPIPEDRP, encoded by the coding sequence ATGCCGCTTGCCTTCGTTCAGGGTAAACTTCTGCATTTCGCGCATGTGCCCCGCTGCGCCGGGACAGCGGTCGAGAATTACCTTCATGCGCGTTTCGGTCGGCTGGCCTTTCTGGATCGGCAATTCAATGCGCTATCACCGGCTGAACGCTGGTCCCAGACATCGCCGCAGCATGTCGAGAGCGCGGCCTTCGACCGGATCATTCCCCGGCCTTGGATCGCGCATCGCTTTGCCGTCGTGCGTCACCCGCAGGCGCGCATTCTGTCGGTATTCCGCTTTCAGCGCGATATCGAACGTCGGATTCCGCCGCGCCTCGGTTTCGTGGATTGGATCACGCGGATCGCGGCCTCTTTGGCAGAGCGCCCCTTCCAATTCGACAATCATGCAAGGCCCGCAACCGATCTTGTGCCGACCGATGCCGTGGTGTTCCGGCTCGAGGATGGGCTGACCCCGGTCATCGATTGGCTGGATCAGATCGAAGGCGCAAAACGCGGCCCGCGCGACATCGCGCCCGCCAATGTCCTTGAGAAAGTGCGCGATCATTTGGGCCGCAAGGCGCTGCCCGAGCCGCAGATTTGCGAGGAGTCGCAAGAGGCCATCGCCCGGATCTATGCGGCGGATTTCGAAAGGTTCGGGTATCTTCCCGCTGCCCCCGGTGCCGCGGCACCCATCCCGGAGGATCGCCCATGA
- a CDS encoding outer membrane protein → MSRSTLLAAGLSSFAALPAFAGGLAEPALAPVAVAPVPVVSTMDWTGPSVGVQLGYGDVSTSGAAALDGDDVLYGLRAYYDFDFGDYILGGGLQYDSTDIALGSVTTVDSVTRLGARAGIDLGQNWAYGTAGWARAETSAATVGDSNGWFAGLGYEVFVADNVTLGAELLYHDFSDFTLAGLEADATTAALSVNFRF, encoded by the coding sequence ATGTCCCGTTCAACCCTGCTCGCCGCTGGCCTTTCGAGCTTTGCCGCCCTGCCTGCCTTTGCCGGCGGCCTTGCCGAACCCGCGCTCGCCCCCGTCGCCGTCGCACCGGTGCCCGTCGTCTCGACGATGGACTGGACCGGCCCCTCGGTCGGTGTGCAGCTTGGCTATGGCGATGTCTCCACCTCGGGGGCCGCGGCCCTCGACGGCGATGATGTCCTCTATGGCCTGCGCGCCTATTACGACTTCGACTTCGGCGACTACATCCTCGGCGGTGGCCTGCAATACGACAGCACCGACATCGCGCTGGGCAGTGTCACCACCGTCGATTCGGTCACCCGTCTGGGGGCCCGGGCCGGTATCGACCTTGGCCAGAACTGGGCCTACGGCACCGCCGGTTGGGCACGCGCCGAAACCTCCGCCGCCACGGTGGGCGACAGCAACGGCTGGTTCGCGGGTCTGGGCTACGAGGTCTTCGTCGCCGACAACGTGACGCTCGGTGCCGAACTGCTCTACCACGACTTCAGCGATTTCACCCTCGCAGGCCTCGAAGCCGATGCAACGACCGCAGCGCTTTCGGTCAATTTCCGCTTCTGA
- the rfbB gene encoding dTDP-glucose 4,6-dehydratase — MKLMVTGGAGFIGSAVVRLAVARGHAVVNVDKLTYAACLDNVAPVAASNLYSFEQADICDRAAMDRILADHRPDAILHLAAESHVDRSIDGPGSFIDTNITGTYSLLEAARSHWTRQGKPDGFRFHHISTDEVYGTLGETGLFTEDSPYAPNSPYSASKAASDHLVRAWHETYGLPVVMTNCSNNYGPYHFPEKLIPVVILNALAGKPIPVYGRGLNVRDWLFVEDHADALLLVCEKGRVGRSYNIGGSNERRNIDLVRTICALLDDRRPTHAPHDRLITFVEDRPGHDLRYAIDATRIRDELGWQPSVTVEEGLARTVDWYLANEDWWRALQARDGVGQRLGKVG, encoded by the coding sequence ATGAAGCTGATGGTGACGGGCGGCGCGGGGTTCATCGGTTCGGCCGTGGTGCGGCTTGCCGTGGCGCGCGGGCATGCGGTCGTGAATGTCGACAAGCTGACCTATGCCGCCTGTCTCGACAATGTCGCCCCCGTTGCCGCCTCCAACCTCTACAGCTTCGAACAGGCCGATATCTGCGACCGCGCCGCGATGGACCGGATCCTGGCCGATCATCGCCCCGATGCCATCCTGCATCTGGCGGCTGAAAGCCATGTGGACCGCTCCATCGACGGGCCGGGCAGCTTCATCGACACGAACATCACCGGCACCTACAGTCTGCTCGAGGCCGCGCGCAGCCATTGGACCCGTCAGGGCAAGCCCGATGGCTTCCGCTTCCACCACATCTCGACCGACGAGGTTTACGGCACCTTGGGCGAAACGGGCCTCTTCACCGAAGACAGCCCCTATGCCCCGAACAGCCCCTATTCCGCGTCAAAGGCCGCCTCCGACCATCTCGTCCGCGCTTGGCACGAGACCTATGGCCTGCCGGTCGTGATGACGAATTGCTCGAACAATTACGGGCCCTACCACTTCCCCGAGAAACTGATCCCGGTCGTGATCCTGAACGCGCTGGCGGGCAAACCCATCCCGGTCTACGGGCGGGGCCTGAACGTGCGCGACTGGCTTTTTGTAGAAGATCACGCCGATGCGCTGCTTCTGGTCTGCGAAAAGGGCAGGGTGGGCCGCAGCTACAACATCGGCGGCAGCAACGAACGGCGCAACATCGATCTGGTCCGCACGATCTGCGCGCTCCTTGATGACCGCCGCCCGACCCATGCGCCGCATGACCGGCTCATCACCTTCGTCGAGGATCGGCCCGGCCACGACCTGCGCTACGCCATCGACGCCACTCGCATCCGCGACGAACTGGGCTGGCAGCCGTCGGTCACGGTGGAGGAGGGGCTGGCGCGGACGGTCGACTGGTATCTCGCCAACGAAGACTGGTGGCGCGCGTTGCAAGCCCGCGATGGCGTGGGGCAGAGGTTGGGGAAGGTGGGCTAG
- the hemE gene encoding uroporphyrinogen decarboxylase, which produces MFDAPQTARKKLLRSLAGEAMDVPPVWLMRQAGRYLPEYRATRAQAGDFLSLCYNPELAAEVTLQPIRRYGFDAAILFADILLIPQALGADLWFETGEGPRLSTITGPEGLKPLKGKDDIHEHLAPVYETVRILSRELPQETTLIGFAGAPWTVATYMIAGRGTPDQAPAHALREGDKATFEALIDLLTEATIEYLDMQVQAGAEVVKIFDSWAGSLKGEAFDRYALEPAKRITAELKRRHKDLPVIAFPREAGEKYVGFAKAVGADGLAIDTKIDPVWAAENLQPDGCVQGNLDPKHMVTGGEALVAETRRIVDALKGGPHIFNLGHGITPDADPENVHLLLETIRG; this is translated from the coding sequence ATGTTTGACGCGCCCCAGACGGCCCGGAAGAAACTCCTGCGTTCGCTGGCGGGCGAGGCGATGGATGTGCCGCCCGTCTGGCTGATGCGGCAGGCCGGGCGCTACCTGCCGGAATATCGCGCGACCCGCGCACAGGCCGGCGATTTCCTGTCCCTGTGCTACAATCCCGAGCTTGCCGCCGAGGTGACGCTGCAGCCGATCCGGCGCTACGGCTTCGACGCGGCGATCCTGTTCGCCGATATCCTGCTGATCCCGCAGGCCCTGGGGGCCGATCTGTGGTTCGAGACGGGCGAAGGCCCGCGCCTGTCCACGATCACCGGACCCGAAGGGCTCAAGCCCTTGAAAGGCAAGGACGATATCCACGAGCATCTGGCGCCGGTCTATGAGACGGTGCGTATCCTGTCGCGCGAATTGCCGCAGGAAACGACGCTGATCGGCTTTGCCGGCGCGCCCTGGACGGTGGCGACCTACATGATCGCGGGGCGCGGAACGCCCGACCAGGCACCGGCGCACGCGCTGCGCGAGGGGGACAAGGCGACCTTCGAGGCGCTGATCGACCTGCTGACGGAAGCGACGATCGAATACCTCGACATGCAGGTGCAGGCCGGGGCGGAAGTGGTGAAAATCTTCGACAGCTGGGCCGGATCGCTGAAGGGCGAGGCCTTTGACCGCTATGCGCTGGAGCCTGCGAAACGGATCACGGCGGAGTTGAAGCGGCGGCACAAGGATCTGCCGGTCATCGCCTTCCCGCGCGAGGCGGGCGAGAAATATGTGGGCTTTGCCAAGGCTGTAGGCGCCGACGGGCTGGCGATCGACACCAAGATCGATCCGGTTTGGGCGGCCGAGAACCTGCAACCCGATGGCTGCGTCCAGGGCAATCTGGACCCCAAGCACATGGTCACGGGCGGCGAGGCGCTGGTCGCGGAAACGCGCCGGATCGTGGATGCGTTGAAGGGCGGGCCGCATATCTTCAACCTTGGCCATGGGATCACGCCGGATGCCGATCCGGAGAACGTGCACCTGCTGCTGGAGACGATCCGGGGGTGA
- a CDS encoding glycosyltransferase family 4 protein — protein sequence MDHPDLSTIDVLAPNFKKRLSGVTATVVRLVPLQARDIAIAAVAPALPPHVPQVPMRALLTMSREGPSGARVWHARRNSEMLAGILLKRVLGKRLKLLFTSASQRRHTRYSKWLIGQMDHVISTSRRTAEYLERPSDVILHGIDLTGFAPAGDRAGLRARMGLPAGPLIGCFGRIRAQKGTGDFVKAMIEVLPEFPGACAIVMGRATEKHRAYERGLREQVLAAGLEDRILFKPEVPVHEIADWYRALDLFVAPQRWEGFGLTPLEAMACGVPVVATRVGAFEELVVPGRTGALIAPQDVGAMAGAVRGYLENPAEMLLQGEDARAHAVARFDIAGEAAAITAIYRKLLAG from the coding sequence ATGGATCATCCCGACCTTTCCACGATCGACGTGCTGGCCCCCAATTTCAAGAAACGCCTGTCGGGCGTGACGGCGACGGTCGTGCGGCTGGTGCCGTTGCAGGCGCGCGATATCGCGATTGCCGCCGTGGCCCCTGCCCTGCCGCCGCATGTGCCGCAGGTGCCGATGCGGGCGCTCTTGACCATGTCGCGGGAGGGGCCGTCGGGGGCGCGGGTCTGGCATGCGCGGCGCAATTCCGAGATGCTGGCGGGCATCTTGCTCAAGCGGGTGTTGGGCAAGCGGCTGAAGCTGTTGTTCACCTCGGCCTCGCAGCGGCGTCACACGCGCTACAGCAAGTGGCTGATCGGGCAGATGGATCATGTGATTTCCACCTCGCGGCGGACGGCGGAATATCTTGAACGGCCCTCGGACGTGATCTTGCACGGGATCGACCTGACGGGATTCGCCCCGGCCGGGGATCGCGCGGGGCTGCGCGCGCGGATGGGCCTGCCTGCCGGGCCGCTGATCGGCTGTTTCGGGCGCATCCGGGCGCAGAAGGGCACGGGCGATTTCGTCAAGGCGATGATCGAGGTGCTGCCGGAATTCCCGGGCGCTTGTGCCATCGTGATGGGGCGCGCGACCGAAAAGCATCGCGCCTATGAGCGGGGGTTGCGGGAACAGGTTCTGGCCGCGGGGCTGGAGGATCGCATCTTGTTCAAGCCCGAGGTGCCGGTCCACGAGATCGCGGATTGGTACCGGGCGCTGGACCTGTTCGTCGCGCCGCAACGCTGGGAGGGGTTCGGGCTGACGCCGTTGGAGGCGATGGCCTGCGGCGTGCCGGTGGTGGCGACACGGGTCGGCGCCTTCGAGGAACTGGTGGTGCCGGGACGGACCGGGGCGCTGATCGCGCCGCAGGATGTCGGCGCAATGGCCGGGGCCGTGCGCGGATACCTGGAGAACCCGGCCGAGATGCTGCTCCAGGGCGAGGATGCGCGGGCCCATGCGGTCGCGCGGTTCGACATCGCGGGCGAGGCCGCGGCGATCACCGCGATCTACCGCAAGCTGTTGGCGGGTTAG
- the rfbC gene encoding dTDP-4-dehydrorhamnose 3,5-epimerase, which translates to MQVETTPLPGLLVITPARFGDHRGFFAETWSREKLGAHGVTTDFVQDNHSLSAQVGTLRGLHFQRPPRAQAKLVRCGRGVLFDVAVDIRRGSPSYGQWFGIELSFENGRQLFIPAGFAHGFVTRTPDTEIIYKCSDSYAPETEGALAWNDPDIGIDWGLGETAPILSAKDAAAGAFAAFDSPFTHDGAAS; encoded by the coding sequence ATGCAGGTTGAGACCACGCCCCTCCCCGGCCTTCTGGTGATCACGCCGGCGCGGTTTGGCGACCATCGCGGGTTTTTCGCCGAGACCTGGAGCCGGGAAAAACTTGGCGCCCATGGCGTCACCACCGATTTCGTTCAGGACAACCATTCGCTGTCCGCGCAGGTGGGCACGCTGCGGGGCTTGCATTTCCAGCGCCCGCCCCGCGCGCAGGCCAAGCTGGTGCGCTGCGGGCGGGGGGTGCTTTTCGACGTGGCCGTCGATATCCGGCGCGGCTCGCCCAGCTACGGCCAGTGGTTCGGGATCGAGCTGAGCTTCGAGAACGGCAGGCAATTGTTCATCCCTGCGGGCTTTGCCCATGGTTTCGTCACCCGCACCCCGGATACCGAGATCATCTACAAATGCTCCGACAGCTACGCCCCCGAGACGGAGGGCGCGCTGGCCTGGAACGACCCGGACATCGGCATCGACTGGGGCCTTGGCGAGACCGCGCCGATCCTGTCGGCCAAGGATGCGGCGGCGGGGGCTTTCGCCGCCTTCGACAGCCCCTTCACCCATGACGGTGCGGCATCATGA
- the hemF gene encoding oxygen-dependent coproporphyrinogen oxidase, whose protein sequence is MKDNYDDRKTRASAWFRSLRDDIVAAFEALEDSHGGDQPAGRFEVTETKRHSDDGSDAGGGLMSVMRGGRVFEKVGVNVSTVYGQLGDRAVAAMSARKNMDGLRADPTFWASGISLVAHMQNPHAPAVHMNTRMFWTPVAHWFGGGSDLNPAIEYAEDTAHFHGVLKDHCDRHSADAYDRYKAWADDYFYVPHRHRARGVGGIFYDDLNTGDWEADFAFTQDVGRAFLPAFVPCVERRRHLPWSDADREAQLVHRGLYAEYNLVYDRGTKFGLETGHDANAVLMSLPPIAKWT, encoded by the coding sequence GTGAAGGACAATTACGACGACCGCAAAACCCGCGCCTCCGCGTGGTTCCGCAGCCTCCGCGACGATATCGTCGCCGCCTTCGAGGCGCTCGAGGACAGCCACGGCGGCGACCAGCCCGCAGGCCGGTTCGAGGTGACCGAAACCAAGCGCCATTCCGACGACGGCTCCGATGCCGGCGGCGGCCTGATGAGCGTGATGCGCGGCGGCCGCGTCTTCGAAAAGGTCGGCGTGAACGTTTCGACCGTCTATGGCCAGCTGGGCGATCGCGCCGTCGCCGCCATGTCCGCCCGCAAGAACATGGACGGGCTGCGCGCCGATCCCACCTTCTGGGCCTCGGGCATCAGCCTTGTCGCCCACATGCAAAACCCCCACGCGCCCGCCGTCCACATGAACACCCGCATGTTCTGGACACCCGTGGCCCATTGGTTCGGCGGCGGCTCCGACCTGAACCCCGCCATCGAATATGCCGAGGATACCGCCCATTTCCACGGCGTCCTCAAGGATCATTGCGACCGCCACAGCGCCGATGCCTATGACCGCTACAAGGCCTGGGCCGACGACTATTTCTACGTCCCCCACCGCCACCGCGCGCGGGGCGTGGGCGGCATCTTCTACGACGATCTCAACACCGGCGACTGGGAGGCCGATTTCGCCTTCACCCAGGATGTGGGCCGCGCCTTCCTTCCGGCCTTCGTGCCTTGCGTCGAACGCCGCCGCCACCTGCCCTGGTCCGATGCCGACCGCGAGGCGCAGCTGGTCCACCGCGGCCTCTATGCCGAATACAACCTCGTCTATGACCGCGGCACCAAGTTCGGGCTGGAAACCGGCCATGACGCCAATGCCGTCCTGATGAGCTTGCCGCCCATCGCGAAATGGACCTGA
- the rfbD gene encoding dTDP-4-dehydrorhamnose reductase has protein sequence MILVFGTTGQVATELRALAPVLALGRDAADLTDPAACAAAIEAHRPSAVINAAAYTAVDRAESEEDLATTINGDAPGAMARACADLGIPFVHISTDYVFAGDGQNPWQPEDPTGPLGAYGRSKLAGETAVRAAGGAHAILRTSWVFSEHGSNFLKTMLRLGAERQVLNVVADQIGGPTPARAIAAACLSIADQLAETPTKTGTYHFAGAPDTSWASFARAIMAVAELPCRIVDIPSSAYPTPATRPANSRLDCSATTVVFGIDRPDWQDATRAIVTSLTQRKGTA, from the coding sequence ATGATCCTCGTCTTCGGCACCACGGGTCAAGTCGCCACAGAACTGCGCGCGCTGGCCCCCGTCTTGGCCCTTGGCCGCGACGCCGCCGACCTGACCGATCCCGCCGCCTGCGCCGCCGCGATCGAGGCGCACCGCCCTAGCGCGGTGATCAATGCCGCCGCCTATACCGCCGTCGACCGCGCCGAGAGCGAGGAGGATCTCGCCACCACGATCAACGGCGATGCCCCCGGTGCCATGGCGCGGGCCTGTGCCGATCTTGGCATCCCCTTCGTCCATATCTCCACCGATTACGTCTTTGCGGGCGATGGCCAAAACCCGTGGCAGCCAGAGGATCCCACCGGGCCGCTCGGGGCCTATGGCCGCTCCAAGCTTGCCGGCGAAACAGCCGTGCGCGCGGCGGGCGGTGCCCATGCGATCTTGCGCACATCCTGGGTCTTTTCCGAACACGGCTCCAACTTCCTCAAAACCATGCTGCGGCTCGGGGCCGAGCGCCAGGTGCTGAACGTCGTGGCCGACCAGATCGGCGGGCCCACACCCGCCCGCGCCATCGCCGCCGCTTGTCTCTCCATCGCCGATCAACTGGCCGAGACCCCCACCAAGACCGGCACCTACCATTTCGCAGGCGCGCCCGACACGTCCTGGGCCAGTTTCGCCCGCGCCATCATGGCGGTGGCCGAACTCCCCTGCCGGATCGTGGATATCCCCTCCAGCGCCTATCCGACGCCTGCGACACGCCCCGCCAATTCCCGCCTCGATTGCAGCGCCACAACCGTCGTCTTCGGCATCGACCGGCCCGATTGGCAGGATGCGACGCGCGCGATCGTCACCTCCCTGACCCAGCGCAAAGGCACAGCCTAG